The Mycobacterium paragordonae genome includes a region encoding these proteins:
- a CDS encoding cytochrome P450, giving the protein MEQLFDDLEDFGAFDDAISGDVRDPYTELARLRREEPVQRLETSGALPHEESLPMFIVYRHEDVQQMLRDNKTFSSAAVIAAFGPVLGEGVMLGMDEPVHGRLRSLVSKAFSQKSLARWQDELVARVANSLIDNFASNGRADLVKEFTFDYPSQIIAGLLGLPEQDYPQFQRWSISLLSWLMNPERGLAAAAALCEYFAPILEARRAEPKDDLISALAAAEIDGQKLADEEIFSFLRLLLPAGVETTYRSLGNLLLALLSDPAQLDAIRADRSLLPQAIEEGVRWEPPLLTITRVATRDTELGGVAIPAGATVMPMLGSANRQEDRYPNPDTFDIHRQARAHLGWGHGVHVCLGMHLARLEMRTAINLLLDRLPNLRLDPDADDPHIRGQVFRSPTSVPVLFDPQ; this is encoded by the coding sequence ATGGAACAACTATTCGACGATCTGGAAGATTTCGGCGCCTTCGATGACGCCATCTCCGGTGACGTGCGCGACCCGTACACCGAGTTGGCGCGGCTGCGCCGCGAGGAACCCGTGCAGCGCCTGGAAACCTCCGGGGCGCTGCCGCACGAGGAGTCGCTGCCGATGTTCATCGTGTATCGCCACGAGGACGTCCAGCAGATGTTGCGCGACAACAAGACGTTCTCCTCGGCGGCCGTCATCGCCGCATTCGGCCCGGTGCTCGGCGAAGGCGTGATGCTCGGGATGGACGAGCCGGTGCACGGCCGGCTGCGGTCACTGGTGTCAAAAGCCTTCTCGCAGAAGTCATTGGCACGGTGGCAGGACGAACTGGTGGCGCGGGTGGCGAACAGCCTGATCGACAACTTCGCGTCCAACGGCAGAGCCGACCTGGTGAAGGAGTTCACCTTCGACTACCCGAGCCAGATCATCGCCGGCCTGTTGGGCCTGCCCGAGCAGGACTACCCCCAGTTCCAGCGGTGGTCGATCTCGCTGCTGAGTTGGTTGATGAACCCGGAACGTGGGCTCGCGGCCGCAGCGGCGTTGTGCGAATACTTCGCACCCATCCTCGAAGCCCGGCGCGCCGAACCGAAAGACGATCTGATCAGCGCCCTGGCCGCGGCCGAGATCGACGGACAAAAGCTCGCGGACGAGGAGATCTTCTCGTTCCTGCGGCTGCTGCTACCCGCCGGAGTGGAGACGACCTACCGGTCGTTGGGCAACCTGCTGCTGGCACTGCTGTCGGATCCCGCACAGCTGGACGCGATCCGGGCGGACCGGTCGCTGCTGCCGCAGGCGATCGAAGAGGGTGTGCGCTGGGAGCCGCCATTGCTGACCATCACCCGGGTGGCCACCCGCGACACCGAGCTCGGCGGGGTGGCGATCCCGGCCGGCGCCACCGTGATGCCGATGCTGGGTTCGGCGAACCGGCAGGAAGATCGGTATCCGAATCCGGACACGTTCGACATCCACCGGCAGGCGCGGGCGCACCTGGGCTGGGGACACGGCGTCCACGTCTGCCTGGGCATGCATCTGGCCCGGCTGGAGATGCGGACCGCGATCAACCTGCTGCTCGACCGCCTGCCGAACCTGCGGCTGGATCCCGACGCCGACGACCCGCATATCCGCGGGCAGGTCTTTCGGTCGCCGACGTCGGTGCCGGTGCTGTTCGATCCGCAGTAA
- a CDS encoding SDR family oxidoreductase, which translates to MAEPRTVVITGASRGLGFASAVRLYREGWRVVAAMRDPDRALPLLQQATGAAQDVDRLDRLVPVQLDLTDPASITAAAKAIEETVGTPYALVHNAGISAAGVVEETDRALWQKMFATSVLGPVLLTQALLPSMRAAGEGRIVLVSSAAGVRGQPATAPYSAAKGALERWGESMACEIAPFGLGVTVLVAGTYDTEIITDAGTTDNRDLGGPYARVHQTMNTRGRLAMKLARPPERFTDGLLKALGDTRPFRRRGVGPDASMLLALNRVLPAAGMHQVSRIVLGIPKQGSMRDGAYPLTAAQRAMVFTARVVPQPVLQRVASLVAKRNQGSERQ; encoded by the coding sequence ATGGCTGAGCCCCGCACCGTCGTCATCACCGGTGCATCGCGCGGGCTGGGTTTCGCTTCGGCAGTGCGCCTGTACCGCGAGGGGTGGCGGGTGGTCGCGGCCATGCGCGACCCGGACCGCGCACTCCCGTTGCTACAGCAGGCAACCGGCGCGGCCCAAGACGTGGACCGGCTGGACCGGTTAGTCCCGGTGCAGCTGGACCTCACCGACCCCGCGTCGATCACGGCCGCTGCCAAGGCCATCGAAGAGACCGTCGGGACACCCTACGCATTGGTGCACAACGCCGGCATCTCGGCGGCCGGAGTGGTCGAAGAGACCGATAGGGCGTTGTGGCAGAAGATGTTCGCCACCAGCGTCCTCGGCCCCGTCCTGCTGACCCAGGCGCTGCTGCCGTCGATGCGGGCAGCCGGCGAGGGTCGCATCGTGCTGGTATCCAGCGCTGCCGGGGTTCGGGGCCAACCGGCCACCGCGCCGTACTCGGCGGCGAAGGGGGCCCTTGAGCGCTGGGGCGAGTCGATGGCATGCGAGATCGCTCCATTCGGTCTCGGTGTCACGGTGTTGGTGGCCGGCACCTACGACACGGAGATCATCACCGACGCCGGCACCACCGACAACCGCGATCTCGGCGGACCGTACGCCCGCGTGCACCAGACCATGAACACCCGAGGCCGGTTAGCGATGAAACTGGCCAGACCACCCGAACGGTTCACCGACGGGCTGCTCAAGGCGCTCGGCGACACCAGGCCGTTCCGTCGCCGCGGGGTAGGCCCGGACGCCTCAATGTTGTTGGCGCTGAACAGGGTTCTGCCCGCCGCGGGCATGCACCAGGTCTCCCGGATCGTGCTGGGCATACCGAAGCAGGGTTCGATGCGGGACGGGGCATATCCGTTGACGGCCGCGCAGCGGGCGATGGTATTCACCGCGCGCGTGGTGCCGCAGCCGGTGCTGCAGCGGGTGGCGTCGTTGGTGGCGAAGCGTAACCAGGGGAGTGAAAGGCAGTAA
- a CDS encoding CbbQ/NirQ/NorQ/GpvN family protein has product MAQESALVHNVDIGVRPDAERARPYYQAVGNEEVVFKAAYRQNLTILLKGPTGCGKTRFVEAMAHDLGRPLITVACHDDLTTADLVGRYLLQGGETVWVDGPLTRAVREGAICYLDEVVEARQDTTVVLHPLADHRRQLPIERLGVTLDAAPGFGLVVSYNPGYQSVLKDLKDSTRQRMVALEFGFPAADIERGIVAHEAGVDDATAAELVRFGQAIRRLETGGLREVASTRVLIAAGRLIAEGLSMSEAARAAIAGPLTDDVAVGRALGEMIEVYLGQGAG; this is encoded by the coding sequence ATGGCCCAGGAGTCCGCTCTCGTTCACAACGTCGACATCGGGGTCCGTCCCGATGCGGAGCGGGCGCGCCCCTACTATCAGGCGGTCGGCAACGAGGAGGTCGTCTTCAAGGCCGCCTATCGACAGAACCTGACCATCCTGCTCAAAGGGCCGACGGGTTGCGGCAAGACGCGCTTCGTCGAGGCGATGGCTCATGACCTCGGCCGGCCGCTGATCACCGTCGCGTGTCACGACGACCTCACCACCGCCGACCTGGTGGGTCGCTATCTGTTGCAGGGCGGCGAGACGGTCTGGGTGGACGGTCCGCTCACCAGAGCCGTGCGTGAGGGCGCGATCTGTTACCTGGACGAGGTGGTGGAAGCTCGCCAGGACACCACCGTGGTGCTGCATCCGCTCGCTGACCACCGGCGCCAGCTGCCCATCGAGCGCCTCGGCGTGACGCTGGACGCGGCCCCTGGATTTGGACTGGTGGTGTCCTACAATCCCGGCTACCAGAGCGTCCTCAAGGACCTGAAGGATTCGACCCGTCAGCGCATGGTTGCCCTCGAATTCGGTTTCCCCGCAGCCGATATCGAACGGGGGATCGTCGCACACGAGGCGGGGGTGGATGACGCGACGGCGGCCGAGCTGGTGCGCTTCGGTCAGGCCATCCGACGTTTGGAAACCGGAGGACTGCGTGAGGTCGCCTCGACCCGGGTGCTGATCGCCGCGGGCCGGCTCATCGCCGAGGGGCTGAGCATGTCGGAGGCGGCGCGGGCCGCGATCGCCGGGCCACTGACCGATGACGTAGCGGTGGGTAGGGCCTTGGGCGAAATGATCGAGGTCTATCTGGGTCAGGGCGCCGGATGA
- a CDS encoding spirocyclase AveC family protein, whose amino-acid sequence MSTEQSIPVAAEQQSASPRRATKRGWGGWIAGAALAAFALFFIANCRTALDPRVANPNVQGRPRPVEFTFGLDYITFLDSATAVALVVLLIVFIRGWRRNPGSPAMLMFLCTTLIVWQDPIMNWSPFAVYNPDLIHWPESWPLVSLSPTVEPFVVFGYVMFYFGPYFPAVWILRKLQARGGPTHFVSKHPLVSLGLITCVIGFVMDAFLENTLIHWGMYIYSQVIPWGSVFTGTTFQFPLIWESFSVTFVMVPAAILCYRDDTGKSVAEKLAAKAKVFPSRPVLGTFLVMFAIINVSYFAYGAWFWAIKVSHAATSVACPWPFPEAKVYDPQGFYEQAGAPGPHSVGIWSTWASGEPNGRPHVEPPPPGQGACADKNQQPGKNG is encoded by the coding sequence ATGAGCACTGAGCAATCCATACCGGTTGCCGCCGAGCAACAATCGGCGAGCCCACGGCGGGCCACGAAGCGAGGCTGGGGCGGCTGGATCGCCGGTGCAGCGCTGGCGGCGTTCGCGTTGTTCTTCATCGCGAACTGCCGCACCGCCCTTGACCCCCGGGTGGCCAATCCCAATGTGCAGGGCCGGCCGCGTCCTGTCGAGTTCACGTTCGGCTTGGACTACATCACGTTTCTGGACAGCGCCACCGCGGTGGCCCTGGTCGTGCTGCTGATTGTCTTCATCAGGGGCTGGCGGCGGAATCCGGGCAGTCCGGCGATGCTGATGTTCCTGTGCACGACGTTGATCGTCTGGCAAGACCCGATCATGAACTGGTCACCGTTCGCGGTCTACAACCCCGATCTCATCCACTGGCCCGAGTCCTGGCCGTTGGTGTCCCTGTCGCCGACCGTGGAACCGTTCGTGGTGTTCGGCTACGTGATGTTCTATTTCGGCCCTTACTTTCCGGCGGTATGGATCCTGCGCAAACTGCAGGCCAGAGGTGGGCCAACGCATTTCGTGTCGAAGCATCCGCTGGTCAGCCTGGGCCTGATCACGTGTGTGATCGGCTTCGTCATGGACGCGTTCCTGGAGAACACGCTGATCCACTGGGGCATGTACATCTATTCGCAGGTGATCCCGTGGGGATCGGTGTTCACCGGAACCACCTTCCAGTTCCCACTCATCTGGGAGTCGTTCTCGGTGACGTTCGTGATGGTGCCTGCGGCGATCCTCTGTTATCGGGACGACACCGGCAAATCGGTGGCGGAGAAGCTGGCCGCCAAAGCGAAGGTCTTCCCGAGCCGACCGGTGCTGGGCACGTTCCTGGTGATGTTCGCCATCATCAACGTGTCGTATTTCGCCTACGGGGCCTGGTTCTGGGCCATCAAGGTGAGCCACGCGGCGACCTCGGTGGCCTGCCCGTGGCCGTTCCCCGAGGCCAAAGTTTATGATCCACAAGGGTTTTACGAGCAGGCGGGGGCGCCAGGGCCGCATTCGGTCGGCATCTGGTCGACCTGGGCGAGCGGGGAGCCCAACGGGCGCCCGCACGTCGAGCCGCCTCCGCCGGGTCAAGGTGCTTGCGCCGACAAGAATCAACAGCCGGGCAAGAATGGCTGA
- a CDS encoding ABC transporter substrate-binding protein: protein MSYESTAEPIKVGYLMDFKLPPGFPEDLFASFTQTFDLIFEEALAQGLMDRPVQMIYREVEGLPKGSVKAVIDAYGELVDEGCLVVFGPNITDNCVPLREAIEERFKVPAISVTGTDDWLGEWTFAFPQGSMTDEPIFLADLIAKRGLSEIGVLVEQSLIGESYLKNLRSACRRKGIRIVAEVSIAQTAQDINAAAQTLYEAKSEAIVHLGFGFGIVFINPALESLGWDPPRFTTTAWQNAWVNPIMWSAFMGWTGVDQYDESNRVGQDFLDAYAAKYNGSRPEFCVTVVNRDVAATLVRAFTDAHPLSPRGVKEALERVKMLPAASGAPGTRVSFGKWTRRAWMGAGYLVARTLDADGVNSHLVDRFGE from the coding sequence ATGTCCTACGAGAGCACCGCAGAGCCGATCAAGGTCGGCTACCTGATGGACTTCAAGCTCCCGCCGGGCTTTCCGGAGGACCTTTTCGCTTCGTTCACCCAGACTTTCGACCTCATCTTCGAAGAGGCCCTCGCCCAAGGGCTGATGGACCGTCCGGTGCAGATGATCTATCGCGAAGTGGAGGGTCTGCCCAAAGGCTCGGTCAAGGCCGTGATCGACGCCTATGGAGAACTCGTCGACGAGGGCTGCCTGGTGGTCTTCGGTCCCAACATCACCGACAACTGCGTGCCCCTGCGGGAGGCGATCGAGGAGCGGTTCAAGGTTCCGGCGATCAGTGTGACGGGTACCGACGACTGGTTGGGGGAGTGGACATTTGCTTTCCCGCAGGGCTCGATGACCGATGAGCCGATCTTCCTGGCCGACCTCATCGCCAAACGAGGTCTCAGCGAAATCGGGGTGCTGGTAGAGCAGAGCCTGATCGGCGAGAGCTACCTGAAGAATCTGCGAAGTGCCTGTCGGCGCAAAGGCATTCGCATCGTGGCGGAGGTTTCGATCGCCCAGACAGCCCAGGATATCAACGCTGCGGCGCAGACTTTGTACGAGGCGAAGTCCGAGGCGATCGTGCACCTGGGATTCGGGTTCGGGATCGTGTTCATCAACCCGGCACTCGAGTCACTCGGCTGGGACCCGCCCCGTTTCACCACCACCGCCTGGCAGAACGCCTGGGTCAACCCGATCATGTGGAGCGCCTTCATGGGCTGGACCGGTGTCGACCAGTACGACGAATCAAACCGGGTCGGTCAGGACTTTCTCGACGCCTACGCGGCGAAGTACAACGGCAGCCGGCCCGAGTTCTGCGTGACCGTGGTGAATCGCGACGTAGCCGCCACCTTGGTGCGGGCCTTCACCGACGCCCATCCACTCAGCCCCCGGGGGGTCAAAGAGGCGTTGGAGCGGGTGAAGATGCTGCCCGCCGCGTCCGGCGCACCCGGTACGCGCGTGTCGTTCGGCAAGTGGACGCGCCGCGCCTGGATGGGTGCCGGGTATCTGGTCGCGCGGACGCTCGACGCTGACGGGGTCAACTCGCACTTGGTCGATCGCTTCGGAGAGTGA
- a CDS encoding acyl-CoA dehydrogenase family protein, producing the protein MNLELDDEQVALRDTLRRFLVERASISGHVRPMLDDPTGTTEAVWRSLAELGATGVLVPAEFGGAGMTMVEAGIVAEELGAALHPGPWLSTAVAGARALTRVGGQPAAGILAGIADGTSKVAVAGLGEQSQKSLVSTRNGGFCVCSPPLAVPDAEAADVLLVWDGTELFAVESAAAGVSVTPERGIDPTRKQFRVELDNASAQRLGTLSADDLQAVTDDLLIAAAADALGAASAVMHTAIEYAKTRTQFGAPIGSFQAIQHLCVDMFETVELARSGVIHALWAAENSPQERHLAALRAKAFAGRLATVGDTAIQVFGGIGYTWEHDAHLYLKRLLSWSAFLGSSDCYLTEVGAHLAKKGKR; encoded by the coding sequence ATGAACCTCGAACTGGACGACGAACAGGTCGCGCTGCGGGATACGTTGCGGCGCTTCCTTGTTGAGCGGGCATCCATTTCGGGCCACGTGCGTCCGATGCTCGACGATCCGACCGGCACCACCGAAGCGGTGTGGCGAAGCCTGGCGGAGCTGGGTGCAACCGGTGTGCTGGTGCCGGCCGAATTCGGCGGCGCGGGCATGACGATGGTCGAGGCCGGCATCGTCGCCGAGGAGCTCGGCGCCGCCCTGCATCCCGGACCGTGGTTGTCCACGGCGGTGGCGGGCGCCCGCGCGCTCACCCGGGTGGGCGGGCAGCCGGCGGCCGGCATTCTCGCCGGGATCGCCGACGGCACCAGCAAAGTCGCGGTCGCCGGCCTGGGCGAGCAGTCCCAAAAGTCCCTCGTTTCGACACGCAACGGGGGCTTTTGCGTCTGCTCGCCACCCCTGGCCGTGCCCGATGCGGAGGCTGCCGACGTGCTGCTGGTCTGGGACGGCACGGAGCTTTTCGCGGTGGAGTCCGCCGCGGCCGGCGTCTCGGTGACCCCCGAGCGCGGTATCGACCCGACCCGCAAGCAGTTTCGGGTCGAGCTCGACAATGCGAGCGCGCAGCGACTGGGCACGTTGTCCGCCGACGATCTCCAGGCTGTCACCGACGATCTACTGATCGCCGCGGCCGCCGACGCGCTGGGCGCCGCCAGCGCCGTCATGCACACGGCCATCGAATATGCCAAGACCCGAACCCAATTCGGAGCGCCCATCGGATCGTTCCAGGCGATTCAACATCTGTGCGTCGACATGTTCGAGACGGTGGAGCTGGCCCGCAGCGGGGTGATCCACGCGCTCTGGGCAGCGGAGAACTCACCGCAGGAACGGCATCTTGCGGCCCTGCGCGCCAAGGCTTTCGCGGGACGCCTGGCGACGGTCGGCGACACCGCGATCCAAGTATTCGGCGGCATCGGCTACACCTGGGAGCACGACGCCCACCTCTATCTCAAGCGCTTGCTGAGCTGGAGCGCCTTCCTCGGCAGCTCGGACTGCTATCTCACCGAAGTCGGTGCGCACCTTGCCAAGAAGGGAAAGCGATGA
- a CDS encoding acyl-CoA dehydrogenase family protein, translating to MDFSYPAEVERFRAELRAWLSANLTEELIAARRPSGRDEAAFDKLRAWNATMADAGWAAVSWPVEYGGRGATVLEQLVYTEETTRARAPLPLNVIGMNNIAPAIMQYGTESQKTTLLRRMMRADDIWCQGMSEPEAGSDLAALRTRAVRDGEDFVVNGQKIWTSLGHKAKWCQLYVRTDPDAPKHKGISCLIVDMSLPGIEARPLVTLNGDTDFAEVFFHDVRVPADALLGPLDGGWQVATTTLSHERAGAARLYAELELRLDELVADLAQAGDALTDPVILRRLGEIAVRIKYLEVLCQRSISATLHGGPDITAFGSASLAKTVWGEIGQELAALAFDVLGTGGVHGRWSDYRLTSRSLTIAGGTTQITKNITAQRVLGLPRK from the coding sequence GTGGACTTCTCATACCCGGCCGAGGTCGAGCGGTTCCGTGCTGAGCTGCGTGCCTGGTTGTCGGCCAACCTGACCGAAGAATTGATCGCCGCCCGGCGGCCCTCCGGGCGCGACGAAGCGGCGTTCGACAAGCTGCGCGCCTGGAATGCGACGATGGCCGACGCCGGCTGGGCGGCGGTCTCCTGGCCCGTCGAATACGGCGGCCGTGGCGCAACCGTGCTCGAACAACTCGTCTACACCGAGGAGACGACACGGGCCCGGGCACCGTTGCCACTCAACGTCATCGGCATGAACAACATCGCACCCGCGATCATGCAGTACGGCACCGAATCTCAGAAGACGACACTGCTGCGCCGGATGATGCGCGCCGACGACATCTGGTGCCAGGGCATGTCGGAACCCGAGGCTGGATCGGATCTGGCCGCCCTGCGCACCAGAGCGGTGCGCGACGGCGAGGACTTCGTCGTCAACGGTCAGAAGATCTGGACTTCCCTGGGCCACAAGGCGAAGTGGTGTCAGTTGTACGTCCGCACCGACCCCGACGCGCCGAAACACAAGGGCATCTCCTGCCTCATCGTCGACATGTCGCTGCCCGGCATCGAGGCTCGTCCGCTCGTAACCCTGAACGGTGACACCGATTTCGCCGAGGTGTTCTTCCACGACGTGCGGGTGCCGGCCGACGCACTGCTAGGCCCGCTCGATGGCGGATGGCAGGTGGCCACCACGACGCTGAGTCACGAACGAGCCGGGGCGGCACGCCTGTACGCGGAATTGGAACTGCGACTGGACGAACTGGTAGCCGACCTGGCGCAAGCCGGGGACGCCCTTACTGATCCGGTGATCTTGCGGCGTCTGGGCGAGATCGCGGTCCGCATCAAGTATCTCGAAGTGCTCTGCCAGCGGTCGATTTCCGCCACGCTGCACGGCGGTCCGGACATCACCGCATTCGGGTCGGCCAGCCTGGCCAAGACGGTGTGGGGCGAGATCGGCCAGGAGCTTGCCGCTTTGGCGTTCGACGTGCTGGGCACCGGTGGTGTGCACGGCCGGTGGAGCGACTACCGGTTGACCTCGCGGTCACTGACCATCGCCGGCGGCACCACCCAGATCACCAAGAACATCACCGCTCAGCGGGTGCTGGGACTGCCGCGCAAATGA
- a CDS encoding nitric oxide reductase activation protein NorD: MLASALAGKAVAVARSQPGEPAWTDGQTIHVDGSLGARARLEAVAVQASLIAAGSLAPNVLKPLVRHRGLARRYLAIEGHRALVANAGLLPRVLVALGDREIAARSDSPLQSLSIAEGRAAVAEPAAAFGVIRPSRVLATHARAAAQTDTSAPQHVPRSESARELEELDDGETDDSDDPDLFSSPVGGGGFIGKLLKKMLSSARKTGSGGGPPGSDSPTHRTNSGKRGIHAVSSLAATSSEEIDDRSAHGDGVRYPEWDVTRRRYRPAWCTVREVEPKINATATQAIPEIESAIGVRRPLSRLGMGLHRRHRQSQGDDIDIDAAVEARVEALAGAVPAEAVYLDSLRRRRDLSVLLLLDVSGSAAEPGTVGRTVHEQQRAAVANLTVALHDLGDRVALYAYYSQGRGAVSMIPVKRFDDHLDARVVRRLNSLEPGAYSRLGAAIRHGSTVLESRGGTSRRLLVVLSDGLAYDHGYERPYGAADARRALTEARRRGTGCVCLTIGAGTDVLSLRRVFGTTAHAMIERPDQLAGVIGPLFRSALRSAEVRRKPSAASSVLKTNIWSG, encoded by the coding sequence ATGTTGGCGTCGGCATTGGCCGGCAAAGCCGTTGCAGTGGCCCGGTCGCAACCTGGCGAACCTGCCTGGACGGACGGCCAGACGATCCATGTCGACGGGTCCCTCGGAGCGCGCGCCCGGCTCGAGGCGGTCGCGGTGCAGGCCTCGTTGATCGCCGCCGGCAGCCTGGCGCCGAATGTGCTGAAGCCCCTGGTCCGGCATCGCGGTCTGGCCAGGCGCTATCTGGCGATCGAGGGTCACCGCGCGTTGGTCGCCAACGCCGGTCTACTCCCGCGCGTTCTGGTGGCGCTGGGTGATCGCGAGATCGCGGCCCGCAGCGACTCGCCGCTGCAGTCGCTGAGCATCGCCGAGGGGCGGGCGGCGGTAGCCGAGCCGGCGGCGGCCTTCGGCGTGATCCGCCCGTCGAGGGTGCTGGCTACCCACGCCCGGGCCGCCGCACAGACGGATACGTCGGCCCCGCAACACGTTCCGCGAAGTGAGAGCGCGCGGGAGTTGGAAGAGCTCGATGACGGCGAAACGGACGACTCCGACGACCCCGATCTGTTCAGCAGCCCGGTGGGCGGCGGTGGCTTCATCGGCAAGTTGCTGAAGAAGATGCTCTCGTCGGCACGCAAGACCGGCAGTGGTGGCGGACCCCCGGGCTCGGACAGCCCGACGCACCGAACGAACTCGGGCAAACGGGGAATCCACGCCGTGTCGTCGCTCGCCGCGACCTCGAGCGAGGAGATCGACGACCGGTCCGCGCACGGCGACGGCGTGCGCTACCCGGAATGGGACGTCACCCGCAGGCGCTACCGTCCCGCGTGGTGCACCGTACGAGAGGTCGAGCCGAAGATCAACGCGACGGCAACCCAGGCAATCCCAGAGATCGAATCTGCTATCGGAGTGCGACGTCCCTTGTCCCGGCTGGGTATGGGGCTACACCGCCGCCACCGCCAGTCTCAGGGTGACGACATCGATATCGACGCCGCCGTCGAAGCGCGCGTGGAGGCGCTGGCCGGCGCTGTGCCCGCCGAAGCGGTGTACCTCGACAGCCTGCGCCGCCGACGTGATCTGTCGGTGTTGCTGTTGCTCGATGTGTCGGGATCGGCCGCCGAGCCGGGAACAGTGGGGCGGACCGTGCACGAGCAACAGCGCGCGGCCGTCGCCAATCTCACTGTCGCGCTTCATGATCTGGGTGACCGGGTAGCTCTCTACGCATATTATTCGCAGGGTAGGGGAGCGGTGAGCATGATCCCCGTCAAGCGCTTCGACGATCACCTCGACGCCCGGGTCGTCAGGCGGCTGAACAGTCTGGAACCGGGCGCGTACTCGCGCCTCGGTGCCGCCATCCGCCACGGCTCGACGGTCCTGGAATCGCGCGGCGGTACCTCGCGGCGGCTGTTGGTGGTGCTTTCGGACGGGCTCGCCTACGACCACGGATATGAACGGCCCTACGGTGCCGCTGATGCCCGCCGGGCCCTGACCGAAGCCCGCCGCCGGGGCACCGGCTGCGTGTGCCTGACGATCGGCGCCGGAACCGATGTGCTGTCCCTGCGCCGCGTTTTCGGCACCACCGCGCACGCGATGATCGAGCGCCCGGATCAACTCGCCGGTGTGATCGGCCCGCTGTTCCGGTCCGCCCTGCGCTCAGCGGAGGTGCGCCGAAAGCCTTCTGCCGCATCGTCAGTGTTGAAAACAAACATCTGGTCCGGTTAG
- a CDS encoding aldehyde dehydrogenase family protein, giving the protein MADTVKVRFEPKMMIDGKLVDGQAGTFTNINPATEESLGEVADASKEDMHRAIDAARRAFDETDWSTNRELRKRCLLQLHDAIEEEKEELREELILEVGSPRAITFGPQLDAPLQDGLKYPARLIDDYPWETDLGDRVISLTGANTSIRQWREPVGVVGAIVPWNFPFEVTVNKLGQALGTGNTVVLKPAPNTPFNATRLGRMIAEKTDIPAGVVNVVTASDHFVGEELTLSPKVDLISFTGSTVVGKRIMEKGAATMKRLFLELGGKSATIVLEDADFGLACAIGIAPCMHAGQGCANPTRMLLPRSRYDEGVAILKSIYENVTCGDPQDPGTLCGPVISERQRDRVMGYIRKGVEEGATALVGGPDAPTGFDKGFFVRPTLFVDVDNSMTIAQEEIFGPVLSVIPFDDEEDAIRIANDSVYGLAGNVMSGSLEHSLAVARRIKAGFIGVNGGAPYGADVPFGGYKQSGVGRQNGIAGFDQYTEIKSVGYPVG; this is encoded by the coding sequence ATGGCTGACACTGTAAAGGTCCGGTTCGAGCCGAAGATGATGATCGACGGCAAGCTCGTCGACGGCCAGGCCGGCACGTTCACCAATATCAATCCGGCCACCGAGGAGTCCCTCGGTGAAGTCGCCGACGCCTCCAAGGAAGACATGCACCGGGCCATCGACGCCGCCCGGCGCGCCTTCGACGAGACCGACTGGTCGACCAACCGCGAGTTGCGCAAGCGCTGTCTGCTGCAGCTGCACGACGCGATCGAGGAGGAGAAGGAGGAGCTGCGCGAGGAGCTCATCCTCGAGGTCGGGTCGCCGCGCGCGATCACCTTCGGCCCGCAGCTGGACGCCCCGCTCCAAGACGGGCTGAAGTACCCGGCCCGGCTCATCGACGACTACCCGTGGGAAACCGATCTCGGCGACCGGGTGATCAGCCTCACCGGCGCCAACACCTCCATCAGGCAATGGCGGGAGCCGGTGGGTGTGGTCGGCGCCATCGTCCCGTGGAACTTCCCGTTCGAGGTGACTGTCAACAAGCTCGGCCAGGCACTGGGCACCGGCAATACCGTCGTGCTCAAGCCGGCGCCCAATACCCCGTTCAACGCCACCCGGCTGGGCCGGATGATCGCCGAGAAGACCGACATTCCCGCCGGCGTGGTCAACGTCGTCACGGCGTCCGATCACTTTGTCGGAGAAGAGCTTACGCTGTCGCCCAAGGTCGACCTGATCTCATTCACCGGCTCGACGGTGGTGGGCAAACGGATCATGGAAAAAGGCGCGGCCACGATGAAGCGGCTGTTCCTCGAGCTGGGCGGCAAGTCGGCCACCATCGTTCTCGAAGACGCCGACTTCGGACTGGCCTGCGCCATCGGCATCGCCCCGTGCATGCACGCCGGTCAGGGCTGTGCCAACCCCACCCGGATGCTGCTGCCGCGGTCGCGCTACGACGAAGGTGTCGCGATCCTCAAGAGCATCTACGAGAACGTCACCTGCGGTGACCCCCAGGACCCCGGAACCCTGTGCGGCCCGGTGATTTCGGAGCGGCAACGCGACCGCGTCATGGGCTACATCCGCAAGGGCGTCGAAGAAGGCGCCACCGCGCTGGTCGGCGGGCCGGACGCGCCCACCGGCTTCGACAAGGGATTCTTCGTCCGCCCAACACTTTTCGTCGACGTCGACAACTCCATGACCATCGCGCAGGAGGAGATCTTCGGCCCGGTGCTCTCGGTCATTCCGTTCGACGACGAGGAGGACGCGATCCGCATTGCCAACGACAGCGTCTACGGCCTGGCCGGCAACGTGATGTCGGGTTCGCTGGAGCACTCGCTGGCGGTGGCGCGCCGGATCAAGGCCGGCTTCATCGGCGTCAACGGC